One Nostoc sp. CENA543 genomic window, GCGCCCAGTATAGTAAGCAAAAGTTCGGGGTGTGGCGGCTTCTTGATAAACTATGGTTTCTGGTTTGAGATAAAAGTATTGCGCTAGTTTAGCGATCGCATCTTGGGTATACTGCTGTTTTAATCCTTGATAATCTTCAGTACGCCACCACTGTTGAGCATCTACAAAGGATGAAGCAATAATTGTGGCTTTCCCTGTTGGTGCGCGTCCATCACCCGCATGACTTACCGAAACAAATAAGGAATTATTCTCCCCAATTACCCCATCTGCATCATACATAAACTGTAAATGCGGCGGACAATCATCAGGAATCGCACTAGCATCTACACCCAAGTACACCACAAACGCACCAGATGGGAGGGGTAATTTTTCCACACGCCGTTTATAGCCAATGGGGGCTTTTTCTCCCAATAGTTGCACTAAATTCTGCACAGTGACGTTAGCAACTATATGATCTGCGGCTTCCGTCCAGACTTCGCCTGTTTTTTGGTTTCTAATCACCACAGCCGTAGCTTGGCCATTTTCCACTTTGATTTGTTCGACGGTGTGGCGCATTAATAATTTACCACCGTCTCTTTCTAAAGCTTGCACTAGGCGATCGCTTAATACCTGCATACTACCTTGGAGGTGATACAGTCCTTGGGGTAGTTGGGATACACTCAAAGCCGTAGCCGCGTAAAGTAAAGCTGTTTCTTCTGCACTGACTTGGGAATATAACTTCAGTTGCAAATCTAAAAATGTCCTGAGTCGGTGGTCATTTCCCAACCCAAACCACCTTAAAGCATCACCCACAGTTGACAAAGTAAAAGGTGCAGTAATCAACGTATTCGGACGTACTGCTTGAATTAACTGACCCAAATCCCACAAATTACGCGGTGGTAAAACGGGGTCGCGTCCCTGGAATTCCCAACTAGCATTAAATAATGTCGCCATCAGTTGCCAAAATGGTTCACTACCAGGAAACTGTTGTTGTCGTTCTTCCCGCCATTTTTCTGGGTCACGCCAAACATTAATCGGTGTATTTTCCCCAGGTAAAAAGACTGCACAAGCTGGGTCACAAGGGGTTGCATCTGGTAAATCTATTTCTAGTTCCGAAAAAATCCGATGATGAATTCCCCCTGGTTCTAACCCTGCAACTTGGGTTGCACCCACATCAAAGGTAAATCCTTGGCGTTTAAATGTGGAAGCACATCCGCCTGGGACAATGGCTTGGTCGAGAATTAACACGCTGTAACCACGATGGGCTAATAATGCAGCAGCCGTCAATCCACCGATTCCCGCACCGATGACAACTACACGGGGTTTATTTTGGTTAACAACAATATGAGACATTAAGATTAGCTTTACAAAAATTAATATTACTACTCATAATTTTACAAGCTAATCGTGGTGAAGTTGAGGCGATCGCCAAACTACTCACTAACTAATTCAGTTATGAGAATATAGTAAAGTTAACCATTGGAATGTTTGGGCAGAAGCCCCGATGCACGTTGGTGCAAGAAATAGGTACTGAAAAGCTATATAGTACCTATTTGTTGGAATTTGTTTTTCAAATGCAGAGGGGCGCGGAGGCTTACGCTGAAAGGCGCAGATATTTAACGGAAGCTTTATGAATAAGATAATAAATTCACTGATATCAAAAGCGGTAGGAAATTATCAGTGTTTTTCGTCTACTGATGTATATGTACATGAATCTAGTTTTTCGATAAACAAACTTTAAAATGACTCAGTTTAAATACTCTGGGTATTGAGAAAAAATTTGTGCCAAAAATATCTTAAGCAGTCTCTAGTTCTGCTGATGCAAATTACAACTACTATTAAAGGCGATCAAAGTATGCGGGGAGACCACGTTTACTATAATTGCGGTGCTTATAGCCATCATGGTATAGACTGTGGTGATGGTACAGTTATTCACTACACCAAAAGTTCAGGAAGAATTTCTCGAATTTCTTGGGCTGATTTTGCCTCTGGCGTGACAGTTTTTGTAAAAGAATATGGTCAATGTGACACACCTGATGTTGTAGTTTGGCGAGCTGAAAGCAGACTAGGGGAAAGTGCTTACGACCTATTTAAAAATAATTGTGAACACTTTGCTACATGGTGCAAAACAGGCATACAAGTAAGCGAACAAGTAAGAAATGCAGGAGCAGTTGGAGTGGGTGCATCTGGAAGTGGAGCAGCAGTTGCAGGTAGTCTCGGCGTTGTTAGTGCTGCGGGAGCAGCCGCCGGGTTAAGTGGAGCTGGCGTTATGTCAGGTCTGGCTACAGTAGGTGGAGTTGTTGGTGGTGGTGCAGTTGCAGGTATTGGTGCGCTTGGTTTAGCTCCTGCTGCTGTTACAGCAATAGCTATGAATCAGGTTTTAATAGATGATGAAACTCTTCCTGATAATGAACGTGAAGCTCGTGCTGTTGGCAGAACTATGACAACTGTTGGTGCATTAGCTGGTACTGCTGGAGCTGTGGGTACAGTTGCGGCGGCTGGAAGTGTTGCAGGTTTGAGTGCGGCTGGAATCACTTCTGGATTAGCAGCAGTTGGGGCTACAGTTGGGGGTGGAATGGTAGCAGGTGTTGCTATTACGGTTGCAGCACCTGCGGCGGCGGCGGCTGCTGTCGGCTATGGAGCTTATAGAATCTGGCAATGGCTTTCAGAATAATGATTCACTAATGATAAGTTAAGTGAGTTAGTTAGACTAACCTGCAATTTGTAGCTTGAATGCCCATTGTAACTATTAAAAAACACCTGTTAATTAGGTGTTTTTTTAATAAAGGTTAAGATTGGGAAATTTTATTAAAAATTTGAAGGGTGAGAAATCACCCTTTTTAATCTTTTTGACAATGATTTATTCTTAAGTATCCTGAAAATTTTTCTGAGGTGATGACTTTTAATGGGACTGAGCGTATTTAAGTATTTTTTCTGCTGACGCTACAAAGTTAAGTATGCTTTTTTACTTTTAAACATCATCTTACTATTAACGAGTAACTAGCCTGCGTTCGGCTTTGTCGTTGCCGATAGGCTAGGTAAACTTTGTTTGTCTAAACCAGATTCTAGTCTGAGAGCATTAATTTTCAGCTTCTGAGAAAAAATACAAGATACAGTCACATGAAATATATCAAGCGTCACGCGAACAAAATTGAGCTGATTGTCGAGGTGATTTTTTTAGTAGTCTTATTTCTGCTGGGATTTTTTCTGGATTATAAATACGCTGCTTCCTTATCCTGGAAATATTACTTATTTATGACTTTTTTAGCACTCATCTTACTTTTGCCAGTTTACTTAAAATCTCGGCGGAAACAAGAATTGTGGGTGTTTATCGGGTTCAATCTCAGCCTCTTCGCTTTGTACTTTATAACTCTCTCGCCTGTCAAACCCTTCACCCAGTTTTATCTCGACATTAAACATGGGATGACAATTCAAGAAGTGCAAACCAGATTTAACCAGCGTTTTCCTAAAGATGGAAGATTTCCTCAGCCAGAATCGCAACTCCTTGATGAAAGTCACGGTGTGCTAGAAAATATTGACCCAAAAGCAAAAGGCTTTTTAGCTGTACCTGACCAGCTTCTAAACTACATTCTTGACCCAAATGATGGTCGCTACAATGCAGAATTAGTGAATGTTTATTTCAAAGATGGCAAAGTGGTAGGAATGGAGTATTTGCCCGATTGAGAAAAACTTTACACCCAGCCTCAAAAAATCTTTGTGCGTCGAGCCTGTTTCAGATACAACAATCAAAGATATTTTCGGGTGACAGATAAGATAAAGAAGTAAGAACCTTGTTCACTCACCACTACCCATGACCTCAACCCTATTAAAATTTCCCCGTCTGAACGCCCCCAAAATACATCAATTGCCCAATGGCCTAACTATCATTGTTGAGCAAATGCCTGTGGAAGCGGTGAACCTTAACCTATGGATAAATATTGGTTCAGCCGTAGAATCTGATGAAATTAACGGTATGGCTCACTTTTTAGAGCATATGATTTTTAAGGGAACAGAGCGAATTGCTAGCGGTGAGTTTGAACGCCAAATTGAAGAACGTGGTGCTGTCACTAACGCCGCTACTAGCCAAGATTACACACATTACTACATAACCACCGCACCCAAAGATTTTGCTGAATTAGCTCCTTTACAAATAGAAGTTGTATTAAATGCTACTATTCCCGATGCAGCGTTTGAACGGGAAAGATTTGTAGTTTTAGAAGAAATTAGACGTTCTGAAGATAATCCCCGTCGCCGCACCTTTCGCCGAACGATGGAAACCGCTTTTGCAGAGTTACCTTACCGTCGTGCAGTGTTGGGGCCAGAATCAGTAATTTCTCAACTCACACCCCAGCAGATGCGAGATTTTCATCGCACTTGGTATCAACCACCATCGATGACGGCTGTGGCTGTAGGTAATTTACCAGAAGAAGAATTAATCGAAATTATCGCCAAAGCATTCACCCCAGTCCCCAGTCCCCAATCCCCAGTCCCCAGTCCCCAATCCCTCACCCTCGAACCTGCATTTACCGAAATTGTCAGACGAGAATTTGTTGACGAAAGTCTCCAGCAAGCGAGATTAGTGATGTTGTGGCGAGTTCCAGGGATGAATCAGCTAGAGCAAACTTATGCTTTGGATGTATTAGCAGGGATTTTGGGACACGGAAGAACATCAAGATTAGTTCAGGATTTGCGAGAAGAACGGGGGATAGTGTCTTCTATTGGTGTGAGTAATATGACTAATCGCCTACAAGGGACATTTTATATCTCTGCTAAGTGTGCAGTAGAAGACTTAGCAGAAGTAGAAACCGCGATCGCCCAACATATCCGCAGGTTACAAACAGAGTTAGTCACAGAAAAAGAAATCGCCCGTGTTCAAAAGCGCGTCGCCAATCGATTTATTTTTGGTAACGAAACACCAAGCGATCGCACCGGCTTATATGGCTACTATCACTCCCTCATCGGCGATTTAGAACCAGCATTCAATTACCCAGCCCACATCCAAGCCCAAGCCGCTCAAGATTTACTCCTAGCCGCTAATCAATACCTGTGTCCAGAAGCCTATGGTGTAGTGGTACTTAAACCCGCATAATTGAAGAGATAAAGATTGCTGAGTAAACTATGAGAGAACATATCACTCAGCAGTCTTTAATTTTGAATTTTGTAGGCGCAAGCCTTCTCGTAGAATATTTTGAATTTTGAATTTTTAAGATGTGGACTGAAATCGATGCCCAGATTAGCCGAGTGACTGGTGAAAAATTTCAGAGTCAAAACAGGCGATCGGTTAGTGGTGGTTGTATTAATCAAGGTTATTCTGTCTCGGATGGTATAACAACATACTTTGTCAAACTCAACCAAGCCTCTCAAGTCGCCATGTTTGAGGCGGAAATGTTGGGATTACAGCAGATGTATAATACTCAGACTATTCGCGTACCAAAACCAATCTGTTGGGGTACAGCCGGAAATTCTGGGTACATCGTCTTGGAATGGCTGGAAATGGGAGGCGGCAACAGCAATTCCTGGGCTGACATGGGACGCAAGTTAGCAGCTATGCACAAAGCCACCAGTCAGCGAGGTTTTGGTTGGGAGATGAATAACACCATCGGTTCTACACCCCAAATCAACACCTGGACAGCAGATTGGGTAGAATTCTATACCAAACATCGTCTCGGCTATCAATTCCAACTAGCGAGGCGACGGGGTGGAAGTTTTCCCAAACAGGATGATTTACTAGCCACAATTCCTGACTTATTAGCAGATCATCAAGTCCAACCTTCCCTAGTACATGGTGACTTGTGGGGTGGGAATGCTGGGTGTACTGTTGCAGACGAACCAGTGATATTTGATCCAGCCACTTATTTTGGCGATCGCGAAGTTGATATTGCCATGACAGAACTTTTCGGTGGCTTTCCCGCCGCCTTTTACCAAGGTTATAACGCTGTCTGGCCTCTAGATGCAGGTTATGAAACTCGCAAAACTCTATATAACCTCTACCACATCTTGAATCACTTCAATTTATTTGGTGGTGGTTATGCTTCCCAAGCCAATCGCATGATTGAACAGATTTTGCGGTAAAGCTCTGGAGTAAAATCTCCCCTACACCCTTAGATCCTTATACCCCTACACCCCTAATTACTGAGTATTAATCAAAGAAGGCAGCAACGGTTCAGGTTGAGGTGCAGGATTGAGGAATTGTTGCCATGTTTTAATTTGCTCTTGTGCTGCACTATAAGCAGCACTACCGCGTGGGACTAACCGCGCAGTTTCAATACCTTTGGCAATATCTGATGAACCTTGAGTACGGGCAATCTCTAATATCTGCTGACTCCATTGGTCGATCGCTATATTTGCATCCATCCGTAAAATGCTGTTGTTGGAAACTTTATCAGCGATGCGTATAGCTTCTAATAACGCTTCCGGTGTCCCACTTTGAGCTACAGCTTTGGCTTGTGACCAATTTTCTCTAGCACGGATTTGTCCTTGCCAGTCTTCTATGGCGTTTTGTGCTTCGCCAGCCAGCGATCGCCCAGAATTTGCTAGGGGTCTGGCAGCGTTAATGGCGGCTGTCAAATCTCCTGTTTGGGCTAAGTCTCGCGCCTGATCTAATATTGGTTGGTCTTGGATACGTTGTACTTTTCCTACCCAACTGCGAATTCTCCGGCGTGCTTCTGGGTATAATGCTCGTCCTTGGCGAATTTGACTAGCTTCGGCGATCGCTGCTTGTAAAGAATTACTATCACCCAGAAACGCCATTTGTTCAGCCCTTTCTAAATAAGGCCTGTCTTCAATTGTTTCTACTTGCGCTTGCCAACGGTTAATGTCTTCTTGGGCTTCCGAACCACGGGGATTGCTAGTTGGTATTAGCTGTGCTTCGGCAATGGCTGCTGTTAAATCGTTGATTGTCCCTTGATTTGCTAAATTTCGGGCTTTTTCTAGACGGGCGACATCTTCTATTTCTATCTGCCATCGGGCAATGAGTTGTTGGGCTTGATCGTAAACTGAACGTGATGGGTCTATTTGTTGTGCTTGGGTGATAGCTGCTTCTAAACCAGCAATATTTCCTATCCACGCGCTTCTTTGTGCGTCAGCTAAGGCAATGAAATCTTCTACTTCCCTTTGTAAACCAGTGATTTCCGGAATTTGTCTGGCGATGTCTAAGGCTGTATCTGCATCCCGTTGCTCCATTTTAGACTGGGCTAACTCCAGCATTTTACGCCCATAGGCAGGGATGAGTTCTTGGGCTTTGCTGTATAGGTAACTATTTTTGCCAATTGACTCAGCTAATTTAATAGCTTCTAAGAAATCATCAACTTTTTCACTCTTGGCTAGTGTGTCGGCTTTAGCTAACTTATCAACATCCTCTTTCGAGGATGTAATAATGCCATTTAATTCGTCGTATTTAATACTTGACCAATATTTATTATCTACACGTAGCAACTTTGACGCTAACATAAACGCCGATTGCCAACGTTGTTGTCGCAGTTCTTCTTCTGCATTTTTGTAGATGGTTTCTGCCCTTGTCCAAATGGTTTCCCATTTAGAAACTTGTTCGTCTACTAACTTGTAGGTTGGTAGGTCTTGGGGTATCTTACGGGCTGTGGCGATCGCCTCTTCTATTCTCCCCGCTTGAAAACTGGCATCTGCTAGTTCTAGAATGTTTTTTGACCACTCTTCTACAAATTGGTCAATTTGTCCCCTTAATGGGTGATCTGGTGGTAGTTGTTTCACAAGAGCGATCGCTTGTAATAGATCCCCAACTGTCTGCTTAGAAGCCGCCAGTTGAGCGCAATGTAATCGCACCGAAGCACTAGCCAACGGCCAAAAAATCGACGGACAATTGGGTGCAGACGGCAATTTCAGTAACATTGCTGTTGCCAAAAACGCCACACTACCAGGAATCAGCGTTAACAATATTGCCCACGCCACCCAACCTTTCATCCAGCGTGGTAACTTTATGTAACTTTTCTTCCGTTTGGGATTTGGGTTTGGTGAGTTGTTTGGAGATAATTCGGCGACGTGATTATCTTTTGGCTGCTTTAGCGCATCATAAGAACCAGTAGCCGGGATACCAGATGTTTGGTGATCACCGACCTTTTGGGTTTGGGATAATCTTTCTCGATCATCTGGATTTGTTCCTCTGGTTGGATGCCAACTTTCTGGGATATCCCGCTCTGTCATCTCTCACACCAAAATAGTTGAATAGCTATCTGTTTTAGAATGATAATTCGATTTGCGCCAGCGTAACTTTCTCATAATTAAAAAGTTACTTGTTACATGATCAGTCTCCACAGATATCATTAATAATTCACAGATTCAGCATTCCTGTATACTTAACCGGAAGCAGAAGATTCAGCTTGTAAATCCACAATTAATTGTGCTAAATGATC contains:
- a CDS encoding fructosamine kinase family protein encodes the protein MWTEIDAQISRVTGEKFQSQNRRSVSGGCINQGYSVSDGITTYFVKLNQASQVAMFEAEMLGLQQMYNTQTIRVPKPICWGTAGNSGYIVLEWLEMGGGNSNSWADMGRKLAAMHKATSQRGFGWEMNNTIGSTPQINTWTADWVEFYTKHRLGYQFQLARRRGGSFPKQDDLLATIPDLLADHQVQPSLVHGDLWGGNAGCTVADEPVIFDPATYFGDREVDIAMTELFGGFPAAFYQGYNAVWPLDAGYETRKTLYNLYHILNHFNLFGGGYASQANRMIEQILR
- a CDS encoding pitrilysin family protein; this translates as MTSTLLKFPRLNAPKIHQLPNGLTIIVEQMPVEAVNLNLWINIGSAVESDEINGMAHFLEHMIFKGTERIASGEFERQIEERGAVTNAATSQDYTHYYITTAPKDFAELAPLQIEVVLNATIPDAAFERERFVVLEEIRRSEDNPRRRTFRRTMETAFAELPYRRAVLGPESVISQLTPQQMRDFHRTWYQPPSMTAVAVGNLPEEELIEIIAKAFTPVPSPQSPVPSPQSLTLEPAFTEIVRREFVDESLQQARLVMLWRVPGMNQLEQTYALDVLAGILGHGRTSRLVQDLREERGIVSSIGVSNMTNRLQGTFYISAKCAVEDLAEVETAIAQHIRRLQTELVTEKEIARVQKRVANRFIFGNETPSDRTGLYGYYHSLIGDLEPAFNYPAHIQAQAAQDLLLAANQYLCPEAYGVVVLKPA
- a CDS encoding lecithin retinol acyltransferase family protein produces the protein MQITTTIKGDQSMRGDHVYYNCGAYSHHGIDCGDGTVIHYTKSSGRISRISWADFASGVTVFVKEYGQCDTPDVVVWRAESRLGESAYDLFKNNCEHFATWCKTGIQVSEQVRNAGAVGVGASGSGAAVAGSLGVVSAAGAAAGLSGAGVMSGLATVGGVVGGGAVAGIGALGLAPAAVTAIAMNQVLIDDETLPDNEREARAVGRTMTTVGALAGTAGAVGTVAAAGSVAGLSAAGITSGLAAVGATVGGGMVAGVAITVAAPAAAAAAVGYGAYRIWQWLSE
- the crtD gene encoding C-3',4' desaturase CrtD translates to MSHIVVNQNKPRVVVIGAGIGGLTAAALLAHRGYSVLILDQAIVPGGCASTFKRQGFTFDVGATQVAGLEPGGIHHRIFSELEIDLPDATPCDPACAVFLPGENTPINVWRDPEKWREERQQQFPGSEPFWQLMATLFNASWEFQGRDPVLPPRNLWDLGQLIQAVRPNTLITAPFTLSTVGDALRWFGLGNDHRLRTFLDLQLKLYSQVSAEETALLYAATALSVSQLPQGLYHLQGSMQVLSDRLVQALERDGGKLLMRHTVEQIKVENGQATAVVIRNQKTGEVWTEAADHIVANVTVQNLVQLLGEKAPIGYKRRVEKLPLPSGAFVVYLGVDASAIPDDCPPHLQFMYDADGVIGENNSLFVSVSHAGDGRAPTGKATIIASSFVDAQQWWRTEDYQGLKQQYTQDAIAKLAQYFYLKPETIVYQEAATPRTFAYYTGRDRGIVGGIGQRIPTFGPFGFANRTPVQALWLVGDSTHPGEGTAGVSYSALTVVRQIQAQY
- a CDS encoding chromosome segregation ATPase, which produces MTERDIPESWHPTRGTNPDDRERLSQTQKVGDHQTSGIPATGSYDALKQPKDNHVAELSPNNSPNPNPKRKKSYIKLPRWMKGWVAWAILLTLIPGSVAFLATAMLLKLPSAPNCPSIFWPLASASVRLHCAQLAASKQTVGDLLQAIALVKQLPPDHPLRGQIDQFVEEWSKNILELADASFQAGRIEEAIATARKIPQDLPTYKLVDEQVSKWETIWTRAETIYKNAEEELRQQRWQSAFMLASKLLRVDNKYWSSIKYDELNGIITSSKEDVDKLAKADTLAKSEKVDDFLEAIKLAESIGKNSYLYSKAQELIPAYGRKMLELAQSKMEQRDADTALDIARQIPEITGLQREVEDFIALADAQRSAWIGNIAGLEAAITQAQQIDPSRSVYDQAQQLIARWQIEIEDVARLEKARNLANQGTINDLTAAIAEAQLIPTSNPRGSEAQEDINRWQAQVETIEDRPYLERAEQMAFLGDSNSLQAAIAEASQIRQGRALYPEARRRIRSWVGKVQRIQDQPILDQARDLAQTGDLTAAINAARPLANSGRSLAGEAQNAIEDWQGQIRARENWSQAKAVAQSGTPEALLEAIRIADKVSNNSILRMDANIAIDQWSQQILEIARTQGSSDIAKGIETARLVPRGSAAYSAAQEQIKTWQQFLNPAPQPEPLLPSLINTQ